In Eriocheir sinensis breed Jianghai 21 chromosome 64, ASM2467909v1, whole genome shotgun sequence, one DNA window encodes the following:
- the LOC126987457 gene encoding SCAN domain-containing protein 3-like, whose translation MKLDVKKCIGLGTDGCNTMSGAHNSVISKLREVNPHVTHIKCICHSLQLCTSYAMKKLPSHLEYMLSQTYRYFSSSVLRQQKYANLYSTINVGEQPLKILQLCDTRWLAIAPCLSRILHQYDELKLHFEISKHEDYAADLLYQMYKDPANKAFLAFLNPIVSQVNRVNKMFEADQCNVSKLLAELISLYQSVLIRLMMPRTFSSQQAVINFDVDDDRNHLPLQAVDMGVQFNIEVGQSNLDPGIVTTIRKHGRDFLMQLLKELQMRLPSNVQLLQSMDALSPKQF comes from the exons ATGAAGCTGGACGTCAAGAAATGCATTGGCCTGGGAACAGATGGCTGTAACACAATGTCAGGAGCACATAACTCAGTGATCTCAAAATTGCGGGAAGTAAACCCGCATGTAACACACATTAAGTGCATATGTCACTCTTTACAACTATGCACTTCATATGCAATGAAAAAGTTGCCCTCCCACCTTGAGTATATGCTGTCACAAACCTACAGATATTTCTCTAGTAGTGTTCTCCGCCAACAAAAGTATGCAAACCTATACTCTACAATCAACGTGGGAGAACAGCCTCTCAAGATTCTGCAGCTGTGTGATACACGATGGCTTGCAATTGCTCCATGCCTGTCGAGGATCCTGCATCAGTATGACGAACTGAAACTTCATTTTGAG ATTTCCAAGCACGAAGACTATGCTGCCGACCTGTTGTATCAAATGTACAAAGATCCAGCGAACAAGGCGTTCTTGGCGTTCCTGAACCCTATTGTGTCTCAGGTGAACAGAGTGAACAAGATGTTCGAGGCTGATCAGTGCAATGTCAGCAAACTACTTGCAGAGCTGATATCCCTTTATCAATCCGTCCTCATTCGACTCATGATGCCGAGGACCTTTTCTTCACAGCAGGCTGTGATAAATTTTGAT GTGGACGATGACCGCAACCACCTGCCTTTGCAAGCAGTGGACATGGGTGTGCAGTTCAACATAGAAGTGGGACAGAGCAACCTGGATCCTGGAATTGTCACCACCATCAGGAAACACGGGCGTGACTTCCTCATGCAGCTTCTCAAAGAGCTACAGATGAGGTTGCCCTCGAATGTACAGCTTCTGCAAAGCATGGATGCTTTGAGTCCGAAACAGTTTTAG